One window of the Oscillospiraceae bacterium genome contains the following:
- a CDS encoding uroporphyrinogen decarboxylase family protein: MTELTGKERISRILNHQPVDRIGLFEHFWGDTQKEWMENQGCGSDMNKEFNFDLLECWPFKMVARVDFEPVVVKEDEDTVTKLDGNWAVLRRHKKHDSTPEHVRYEIDSREKWEEKIKPLLLDRSLFEKRINFEAYHKDKQYAAEHNKFLVWSGVNVFECMHPVAGHEEMLAAMIYDPEWIMDMSKTFAWLTVELQKMLFEREGKPDGIWYYEDMGYKGAPFMSPAMYDQFIYPSHVYTFDYAHSIGLPVMVHSCGFVEPLIPGMIKAGMNLLQAMEVKAGMDLLRIYQNYGDKIALMGGIDARALCSNDRAQIDAELEKKIPIVKGKYGYVLHTDHSVPKTVDMENYKYFIKKGIELGTY; the protein is encoded by the coding sequence ATGACGGAACTGACAGGGAAAGAACGCATTTCACGTATTTTAAATCACCAGCCGGTGGATCGGATCGGGCTTTTTGAGCATTTTTGGGGCGACACTCAAAAAGAATGGATGGAAAATCAGGGCTGCGGGTCTGATATGAACAAGGAATTCAACTTCGATTTGTTGGAATGCTGGCCGTTTAAAATGGTCGCCCGTGTCGATTTTGAACCGGTCGTTGTAAAAGAAGACGAGGATACCGTAACCAAGCTCGACGGCAACTGGGCCGTGCTGCGCCGCCATAAAAAACACGACTCCACCCCGGAGCATGTGCGCTACGAAATCGACAGCCGGGAAAAATGGGAGGAAAAGATTAAACCGCTTCTGCTTGACCGGTCGCTGTTTGAAAAGCGCATTAACTTTGAAGCCTACCATAAGGATAAGCAATATGCCGCGGAACACAATAAGTTTTTGGTATGGTCGGGCGTCAACGTCTTTGAGTGCATGCACCCGGTCGCGGGGCACGAAGAGATGCTTGCCGCGATGATCTACGACCCCGAATGGATTATGGATATGAGCAAGACCTTTGCGTGGCTGACGGTGGAACTGCAAAAAATGCTTTTTGAACGCGAGGGAAAACCCGACGGCATCTGGTATTACGAAGATATGGGCTACAAGGGTGCGCCGTTTATGTCTCCGGCGATGTACGATCAATTCATTTATCCGTCTCATGTGTATACGTTTGACTATGCGCACTCCATCGGACTGCCGGTGATGGTGCATTCCTGCGGATTTGTCGAACCGCTGATTCCGGGTATGATTAAAGCGGGGATGAATTTATTGCAGGCGATGGAAGTCAAAGCCGGTATGGATTTACTGCGCATTTATCAAAACTACGGCGACAAGATCGCATTGATGGGCGGCATCGACGCCCGGGCACTCTGCTCTAACGACCGCGCCCAGATTGACGCGGAACTTGAAAAGAAAATCCCGATTGTCAAGGGCAAATACGGCTATGTGCTGCACACCGACCATTCGGTACCGAAAACCGTCGATATGGAGAACTATAAATATTTTATAAAAAAGGGAATTGAACTCGGAACATATTAA
- the mnmA gene encoding tRNA 2-thiouridine(34) synthase MnmA, with translation MNSILVALSGGVDSGVCALMLKNKGYRVGGIYMIMSKQHENGIEKAEKAAKQLGIPLYTVDARKEFGETIISYFINEYAEGRTPNPCVRCNPAIKFRQLLACADQNGYQYIATGHYARTQDGLIRKAVCEKRDQSYMLYRLEDDAVNRLLMPLGDVHDKGEVRKIAKENGLDCHDAPDSSENCFLPDADYAAFLREKLGILPGDLVSPDGHVCGRHEGIYNFTIGQRKGVGAFGKPVFVKRIEHETRRVFLAWGGDEYSDTAVLSDCIWHRIPEGEKVYGVKIRSAARAVGAKIEGDRVLFEQPARAVAPGQSAVVYEGELVIGGGVILK, from the coding sequence ATGAATAGCATTTTGGTCGCCTTATCCGGCGGCGTCGATTCCGGCGTCTGTGCTTTGATGCTGAAAAATAAGGGGTACAGAGTCGGCGGGATCTATATGATCATGTCGAAACAGCACGAAAATGGCATTGAGAAAGCCGAAAAAGCCGCGAAACAACTCGGAATTCCGTTATACACCGTTGACGCGCGAAAAGAATTCGGAGAGACCATCATATCGTATTTTATCAATGAATATGCAGAGGGGCGTACGCCGAATCCCTGCGTGCGCTGCAACCCGGCAATCAAATTCAGGCAGCTGCTCGCATGTGCCGATCAAAACGGATATCAATACATCGCAACCGGACATTACGCACGAACCCAAGACGGATTGATTCGAAAAGCCGTCTGCGAGAAACGTGACCAGAGCTATATGCTTTACCGGCTTGAAGACGATGCCGTAAACCGCCTGTTGATGCCGCTCGGAGACGTTCATGATAAGGGCGAAGTGCGGAAAATCGCCAAAGAGAACGGGCTGGACTGCCACGACGCGCCCGACAGCAGCGAGAATTGTTTTCTGCCCGATGCCGATTACGCCGCATTTTTGCGTGAAAAGCTCGGGATATTACCGGGAGATTTGGTCTCACCGGACGGCCATGTATGCGGCAGGCACGAGGGGATTTACAATTTTACGATCGGCCAGCGCAAGGGCGTCGGCGCGTTCGGAAAACCGGTGTTTGTGAAAAGAATCGAACACGAAACCCGCCGGGTCTTTTTGGCGTGGGGCGGGGATGAATATTCGGATACCGCTGTTTTATCGGATTGCATTTGGCACAGAATTCCGGAAGGCGAAAAAGTATATGGTGTAAAGATCCGTTCGGCGGCGAGAGCGGTCGGAGCGAAGATTGAAGGGGACAGGGTATTATTCGAGCAGCCCGCCAGAGCCGTTGCGCCGGGGCAGAGCGCGGTGGTATATGAGGGCGAACTGGTCATCGGCGGAGGGGTTATTTTGAAGTAA
- the nifU gene encoding Fe-S cluster assembly scaffold protein NifU, which translates to MYTQKVMDHFMNPRNVGEIENADGVGEVGNARCGDIMKMFLKIDNGIITDVKFKTFGCGAAIATSSMATELIKGKSIDDALKLTNKAVVEALEGLPPAKIHCSVLAEQAIKTALADYYRKKGIDPEPIVGRIIDCEGCHE; encoded by the coding sequence ATGTATACCCAAAAAGTGATGGATCATTTTATGAATCCGCGCAATGTCGGCGAGATTGAAAATGCCGACGGTGTCGGTGAAGTCGGAAATGCCCGCTGCGGCGACATCATGAAGATGTTTTTAAAAATCGACAACGGCATCATCACCGACGTCAAATTCAAGACATTCGGCTGCGGCGCGGCGATTGCGACGAGTTCGATGGCGACAGAGTTGATCAAAGGAAAATCCATCGATGACGCGCTCAAGCTGACCAATAAAGCGGTCGTAGAAGCGCTGGAGGGATTGCCGCCTGCGAAGATTCACTGCTCGGTACTGGCTGAGCAGGCCATCAAGACGGCGCTTGCCGATTATTACCGAAAGAAAGGCATCGATCCGGAACCGATTGTCGGCAGGATCATCGACTGCGAAGGGTGCCATGAATAG
- the nifS gene encoding cysteine desulfurase NifS gives MERAIVYADNAATSCVSESVFEAMKPYFCEKYGNASSIYSLGYESEKALTAAREQVAKAIHADPSEIYFTGGGSESDNWAIKGAAFQKAKTGKKHIVSTEYEHHAVLNTLEALKAQGFEPTLIKPTSEGIITPEAIAAAIREDTALVTVMAVNNEIGTINPISEIAAVCAQKGVLFHTDAVQAVGHIPVDVKALGADMLSLSAHKFHGPKGVGALYIKKGVRIMSLISGGQQENGKRAGTENIPGIVGLGAAITEAVEHLPEESIRIAKLRDELIDGLLALPATRLNGSRTQRAPGNANISFEGVEGESLLLWMDMNGICASSGSACTSRSLDPSHVLLSIGLPHEIAHGSLRLSLGRYNTEADVDYILKTVPPIVQKLRAMSPIWAGRI, from the coding sequence ATGGAAAGAGCAATCGTATATGCCGACAACGCGGCGACGTCCTGTGTGTCGGAATCGGTTTTTGAGGCGATGAAACCGTATTTTTGTGAAAAATACGGCAACGCGTCGTCGATTTACAGCTTGGGGTATGAGAGCGAAAAGGCGCTGACCGCGGCCCGCGAACAGGTTGCAAAGGCGATTCACGCCGATCCGAGTGAGATTTATTTCACCGGCGGCGGCTCCGAGAGTGACAACTGGGCGATCAAGGGCGCGGCGTTTCAAAAGGCCAAGACAGGCAAGAAACACATCGTCTCGACCGAATACGAGCATCACGCGGTGTTGAATACACTCGAGGCGCTTAAAGCGCAGGGATTTGAACCGACGCTCATCAAGCCGACAAGCGAGGGCATTATCACGCCCGAAGCGATTGCGGCGGCGATTCGTGAGGACACCGCGCTGGTCACCGTGATGGCAGTCAACAATGAAATCGGAACGATCAATCCGATCTCGGAAATTGCCGCTGTATGCGCTCAAAAAGGCGTATTATTTCATACCGATGCGGTACAGGCGGTCGGGCATATCCCGGTTGACGTCAAGGCACTCGGCGCGGACATGCTGTCATTGTCGGCACATAAGTTTCACGGCCCGAAAGGCGTCGGCGCATTGTATATCAAAAAAGGCGTTCGGATCATGTCGCTCATCAGCGGAGGGCAGCAGGAGAACGGTAAACGCGCCGGAACCGAGAATATCCCGGGTATCGTAGGACTCGGCGCGGCGATCACCGAAGCGGTTGAACATCTGCCCGAGGAAAGCATACGGATTGCCAAACTTCGGGACGAGCTGATCGATGGGCTGCTTGCGCTGCCGGCAACAAGGTTAAACGGCAGCCGGACGCAGCGGGCGCCGGGCAACGCCAATATTTCGTTTGAGGGCGTCGAAGGCGAATCGCTGCTGCTTTGGATGGATATGAACGGTATCTGCGCCTCGTCGGGGTCGGCCTGCACCAGCCGGTCGCTCGACCCGAGCCATGTATTGTTGTCGATCGGATTGCCGCATGAGATCGCACACGGTTCACTGCGGCTGTCACTCGGACGGTACAATACCGAAGCGGACGTGGATTATATCCTGAAAACCGTGCCGCCGATTGTGCAGAAACTGCGCGCAATGAGCCCGATTTGGGCCGGACGTATTTAG
- the pfkA gene encoding 6-phosphofructokinase gives MVSEIKTIGVLTSGGDASGMNCAVRAVVRSAISSGMEVFGINRGYEGLIHGDFQQMEIRSVSEILHRGGTILYSARSPEFQTPEGLERAIRNCKQFGLQGIVVIGGDGSFRGASALSLKGIPCVGIPGTIDNDISASDYTIGVDTALNTIIDAVDKVRDTSHSHDRCSLIEVMGRDCGYLALHAGVASGAMAILVPEIPIDLQKDVVEPMQKMSRAGKKHFIIIAAEGIDYPGGVAQLVKDIENATGVVTRATVLGYVQRGGSPSAKDRVIATMMGVHAVDLLAKGIGNRVVVQKNGQIVDFDIAEALKMTKPFDKELYELNKRISL, from the coding sequence ATTGTGAGCGAAATCAAAACCATCGGCGTATTGACCAGCGGCGGAGACGCTTCGGGCATGAACTGCGCAGTGCGCGCGGTTGTGCGTTCCGCCATCAGCAGCGGCATGGAGGTCTTTGGCATCAACCGCGGTTATGAGGGACTGATTCACGGCGATTTTCAGCAGATGGAGATCCGAAGCGTTTCGGAGATCCTGCACAGAGGCGGGACAATTCTGTATTCCGCCCGCAGCCCCGAATTCCAAACCCCCGAGGGTCTGGAACGCGCCATCCGAAACTGCAAGCAATTCGGTCTCCAGGGCATCGTCGTCATCGGCGGAGACGGGAGTTTCCGCGGCGCGAGCGCGTTGTCCCTAAAGGGCATTCCTTGTGTCGGCATTCCCGGCACCATTGACAACGACATCAGCGCATCCGACTATACCATAGGAGTCGATACGGCGCTGAACACCATCATTGACGCGGTCGACAAAGTGCGTGATACCTCGCACTCGCATGACCGCTGTTCGTTGATTGAGGTCATGGGACGCGACTGCGGATACCTTGCGCTGCACGCGGGCGTCGCAAGCGGCGCAATGGCAATCCTGGTGCCCGAAATTCCGATCGACCTTCAAAAAGACGTCGTCGAACCGATGCAGAAGATGAGCCGGGCGGGTAAAAAACACTTCATCATCATCGCTGCGGAAGGCATCGATTATCCCGGCGGCGTGGCGCAGCTGGTCAAAGACATCGAAAACGCGACCGGGGTCGTGACCCGCGCGACCGTGCTCGGGTATGTCCAGCGCGGCGGTTCGCCGTCGGCAAAAGATCGCGTGATTGCCACGATGATGGGTGTCCATGCAGTCGACCTGCTTGCCAAAGGCATCGGCAACCGCGTGGTTGTGCAAAAAAACGGCCAAATCGTCGACTTTGATATCGCCGAAGCGTTGAAAATGACAAAACCGTTCGACAAAGAACTATATGAGCTCAACAAGCGGATTTCGCTGTGA
- a CDS encoding 6-phosphofructokinase, giving the protein MSVLKGACIIGQSGGPSSVINASAYGAIKTALESEAITKVYGACNGIKGVLDGKLMDMGKEDPKELEYMKYTPSSALGSCRYKLKDPSVDDSDYKRILEVFKKYDVRYFFYNGGNDSMDTCNKISKYCLANGYECRVMGIPKTIDNDLDGTDHCPGYGSAAKYIATSVMEVYHDAHVYDTGMVTIVEAMGRNAGWLTASAALAVEKGCGPDLIYLPEVPFDLDSFVAKVKTIYEKTKKCLVVVSEGIKDKDGKYISEYGADLTKTKDSFGHAQLGGLASFLADTVKNATGAKVRGIELSLLQRCAAHCASQTDIDEAFKAGKAAVTNAVKGVTDKMVGFERVYKDGKYQCKIKLFDLTVVANAEKKIPLDWINKTGDGLNKKFIDYALPLVQGQTKLPFENSLPRFVKLKKVLVK; this is encoded by the coding sequence ATGTCAGTATTAAAAGGAGCATGTATTATCGGTCAATCGGGCGGTCCGAGTTCCGTGATCAACGCAAGCGCTTACGGCGCAATCAAAACCGCGCTCGAGAGCGAAGCCATCACCAAGGTCTACGGTGCCTGCAACGGCATCAAAGGCGTATTGGACGGAAAGCTCATGGATATGGGCAAAGAGGATCCCAAAGAATTGGAATATATGAAATATACGCCCTCGTCGGCACTCGGCTCCTGCCGCTATAAGCTCAAGGACCCGTCGGTTGACGACAGCGATTATAAACGCATTCTCGAAGTGTTCAAAAAGTACGACGTCCGCTATTTCTTCTATAACGGCGGCAACGACTCGATGGACACCTGCAATAAAATTTCGAAATACTGCCTTGCCAACGGCTACGAATGCCGCGTGATGGGTATTCCGAAGACCATCGACAACGACCTCGACGGCACCGACCACTGTCCCGGTTACGGCTCCGCCGCCAAGTACATCGCCACTTCGGTCATGGAGGTCTACCACGACGCGCATGTCTATGACACGGGAATGGTCACAATCGTCGAAGCTATGGGCCGTAACGCCGGCTGGCTGACCGCGAGCGCCGCGCTTGCCGTCGAAAAGGGCTGCGGGCCCGATCTGATTTATCTGCCCGAAGTGCCGTTCGATCTGGACAGCTTTGTCGCTAAAGTCAAGACCATTTATGAGAAGACAAAAAAATGCCTCGTCGTCGTATCCGAGGGTATTAAAGACAAAGACGGGAAATATATCTCCGAATACGGCGCCGACCTGACCAAGACAAAGGACAGCTTCGGCCATGCGCAGCTCGGAGGCCTCGCTTCCTTCCTCGCGGACACCGTGAAAAATGCCACCGGCGCAAAGGTACGCGGCATCGAGCTTTCGCTTCTGCAGCGCTGCGCGGCGCACTGCGCCTCCCAGACCGACATCGACGAGGCGTTCAAAGCGGGTAAAGCCGCCGTCACAAACGCCGTCAAAGGCGTGACCGACAAGATGGTCGGTTTCGAGCGGGTGTATAAAGACGGCAAATATCAGTGCAAGATCAAATTGTTCGATCTGACCGTCGTCGCCAACGCCGAGAAAAAGATTCCGCTCGACTGGATCAACAAAACCGGCGACGGACTGAACAAAAAATTCATCGACTACGCGCTGCCGCTCGTTCAGGGACAGACCAAACTGCCTTTTGAGAACAGTTTGCCGCGGTTTGTGAAACTGAAGAAAGTGCTTGTCAAATAA
- a CDS encoding DUF4179 domain-containing protein, with amino-acid sequence MREKEFKAVFDGEKYVMPQELKYRVKNRISEITATAKPFVKRSVSAMASIILASVLVVTAAAVGGIALFKSIYGENIEPIMPYSEIINTKASDENYELTLHEAVADEYTTAYIFSVKRLTVGVSKAIDNGSTMIFKSFAQVNLNADRFLEYYNSQDNPEYFTTFNGYSTFENQIFAYQQLVLIRPNAAFKEENDAKYLIHAIDNLKTEDTDYYALYVINGENQTLNIGIGTCGSWYGNFSGGPELTLPKMTQKAPSVTRSVQEYYRQYLKQTHPTMLFNGTRLADTVTITPLAVYVKSTGALSSSGMQRAGFMDYINGSLYRSAELVFGDGTEKTLTEMSQDEMGIRISANTGIYLFNEVMDTSQVKSFMVYDTVEFPMDVNLPVIDRETGTEIVPKYEVFDLVFDLGNELVTYLDGMYPEERKEGYKYCGSPRYESENSCTINGHDCMITLTGYELNGETFSAAADRMLQEYFMKYNWAVSNTTIKDGTCSLGNVRYADITASILGGAMTHTHYFFFETGGKLIVLQLNENTNAWPYYSLDALLQLITFK; translated from the coding sequence ATGAGGGAAAAAGAGTTCAAAGCGGTATTTGACGGCGAAAAATACGTCATGCCGCAGGAGTTGAAATACCGGGTTAAAAACAGGATTTCGGAAATAACAGCAACCGCAAAACCGTTTGTCAAGCGGTCGGTTTCGGCGATGGCCAGCATCATCCTTGCTTCGGTTTTGGTGGTCACGGCGGCTGCGGTCGGAGGGATAGCGCTGTTTAAATCGATTTACGGCGAAAACATCGAGCCGATCATGCCGTACAGCGAGATCATCAACACTAAAGCATCGGATGAAAACTACGAATTGACGCTGCATGAGGCGGTTGCCGATGAATACACCACCGCGTATATCTTCTCGGTCAAGCGGCTGACGGTCGGGGTTTCGAAGGCGATTGATAACGGAAGCACGATGATATTTAAGAGCTTTGCTCAGGTGAATTTAAATGCCGATCGTTTTCTCGAATATTATAATTCGCAAGATAACCCGGAATATTTCACGACATTTAACGGGTACAGCACTTTTGAAAATCAAATATTCGCATACCAACAGCTTGTTTTAATTCGCCCCAATGCGGCATTTAAAGAGGAAAATGATGCGAAATATCTGATTCATGCGATCGATAATTTGAAAACAGAGGATACCGATTACTATGCGCTCTATGTTATAAACGGTGAGAATCAGACGTTAAATATCGGCATAGGAACTTGCGGTAGTTGGTACGGCAATTTTTCCGGCGGTCCGGAACTTACATTACCGAAAATGACTCAGAAAGCGCCGTCGGTCACCCGCTCGGTGCAGGAGTATTACAGGCAGTATCTCAAGCAGACGCATCCGACAATGCTGTTTAACGGCACTCGGCTTGCTGATACCGTGACGATCACGCCGCTGGCGGTCTATGTGAAGAGTACCGGTGCGTTAAGCAGTTCGGGAATGCAGAGAGCTGGTTTTATGGATTATATCAACGGTTCATTATATCGCAGCGCCGAACTTGTGTTTGGCGATGGCACAGAAAAGACACTCACCGAGATGTCTCAGGACGAAATGGGCATCAGAATTTCCGCCAATACGGGTATATATCTGTTCAATGAAGTAATGGACACATCGCAAGTCAAGTCATTCATGGTCTATGACACGGTGGAGTTCCCGATGGATGTAAATCTGCCGGTGATTGACCGGGAGACCGGAACCGAGATTGTACCCAAATACGAAGTTTTCGATCTGGTATTTGATCTCGGAAACGAATTGGTCACTTATCTCGATGGGATGTATCCTGAAGAGCGAAAAGAAGGATACAAGTATTGTGGAAGCCCGCGTTACGAGAGCGAGAACTCCTGCACAATTAACGGGCATGATTGCATGATCACCCTGACCGGTTACGAACTAAATGGGGAGACCTTCTCCGCCGCAGCTGACCGGATGCTGCAGGAATACTTCATGAAATACAACTGGGCGGTTTCCAATACGACGATCAAAGATGGAACTTGCTCCTTGGGCAATGTCCGGTATGCCGATATCACAGCTAGTATTCTGGGCGGTGCGATGACTCATACTCACTACTTCTTCTTCGAGACGGGCGGAAAGCTGATTGTTTTGCAGTTGAACGAAAACACGAATGCTTGGCCGTATTATTCGCTCGATGCGCTTTTACAGTTGATTACGTTTAAGTGA
- a CDS encoding RNA polymerase sigma factor — protein MADAKFVERAYDLFSGTVYRVCMMYLKNPADAEDAVADIFLKLLSHPKAFNGDDHLKAWLIVAAKNRCKNVLANWWSKTRVEFDSIPEPAAPAEDLTVLAVEELPEKYREALYLYYYEGYTGAEASKMLAITESAFWSRVKRGRELLHMEMEEECDEGKRVQSGI, from the coding sequence ATGGCCGATGCAAAGTTTGTCGAGCGCGCGTATGACTTATTTTCCGGCACCGTCTATCGCGTCTGCATGATGTATCTCAAAAATCCGGCAGATGCGGAAGACGCCGTGGCGGACATATTCTTAAAGCTCCTTTCTCACCCAAAAGCGTTCAACGGGGACGATCATCTGAAGGCCTGGCTGATCGTCGCCGCGAAGAACAGATGTAAAAACGTCCTTGCCAACTGGTGGAGCAAAACGAGGGTGGAGTTCGACTCCATCCCTGAACCCGCCGCGCCAGCCGAGGATTTGACGGTGCTCGCAGTTGAAGAACTCCCCGAAAAATACCGGGAGGCACTGTATCTTTACTACTACGAGGGATATACCGGCGCGGAGGCGTCCAAGATGCTTGCAATCACCGAATCAGCATTTTGGTCACGCGTGAAGCGCGGGAGAGAATTATTGCACATGGAAATGGAGGAAGAGTGCGATGAGGGAAAAAGAGTTCAAAGCGGTATTTGA
- a CDS encoding ABC transporter ATP-binding protein: protein MENIIELKDVHKYYGKGDGLVKALNGATLDIKEGEMCAVMGKSGSGKSTLLYVMAGLNKVDKGDYRFQDKPVNLKNPNALSRFRKDNIGLVVQNFALIEDQTVFYNVALPLKYKGLGRKKIQKRVMKVLEMLEIADKAKNYPGQLSGGQQQRVSIARALVKKAEVLLADEPTGSVDEATEDNIMALFRKINTELGKTIVIVTHDEKVGNLCDRIIRLSDGHVVSI, encoded by the coding sequence ATGGAAAACATTATTGAATTGAAAGACGTCCACAAGTATTACGGAAAGGGAGACGGACTGGTCAAAGCCCTGAATGGCGCGACGCTTGATATCAAAGAGGGCGAGATGTGCGCTGTGATGGGTAAGTCCGGTTCTGGAAAATCAACGCTGCTCTATGTCATGGCCGGGCTGAACAAGGTGGACAAGGGGGATTATCGATTTCAAGACAAGCCGGTTAATCTCAAAAATCCGAACGCCCTGTCGCGGTTTCGCAAGGACAATATCGGGTTAGTCGTGCAGAACTTTGCCTTGATCGAGGATCAGACGGTGTTTTACAACGTCGCATTGCCGTTGAAGTACAAGGGCTTGGGCCGCAAAAAAATCCAGAAACGGGTTATGAAGGTTTTAGAAATGCTCGAGATTGCCGACAAAGCCAAAAATTATCCGGGGCAGCTCTCGGGCGGGCAGCAGCAGCGTGTTTCAATCGCGCGGGCACTGGTTAAAAAAGCGGAAGTATTGCTTGCCGACGAACCGACCGGATCGGTTGACGAAGCCACCGAGGACAACATTATGGCTCTATTTCGCAAGATCAACACCGAGCTCGGCAAGACTATTGTGATCGTGACCCACGATGAAAAGGTGGGCAATCTCTGCGACCGGATTATCCGCCTGTCAGACGGGCACGTGGTAAGCATTTAA
- the tuf gene encoding elongation factor Tu encodes MAKAKFERTKPHVNIGTIGHIDHGKTTLTAAITKVLAMAGGAQFMAYDQIDNAPEEKARGITINTRHVEYQTDARHYAHVDCPGHADYIKNMITGAAQMDGAILVIAATDGPMTQTKEHLLLARQVGVPSIVVFLNKTDMVDDPELIELVEMEVRETLSYYEFPGDEIPIVKGSARNALESKSTDPNAPEYVCIHELMKAVDEYIPTPQRKADLPYLMPVEDVFTITGRGTVATGRVERGTVKIGDTVEIVGLTEETKTTVVTGLEMFRKTLDFAAAGENVGALLRGVQRSEIERGQVLCKPGSIKPHTKFKAQVYVLTKEEGGRHTAFFNNYRPQFYFRTTDVTGVINLPEGVEMCMPGDHIEMNVELITPIAIEKGLRFAIREGGRTVGSGSVIDINE; translated from the coding sequence ATGGCAAAAGCAAAATTTGAACGCACCAAGCCCCATGTAAACATCGGTACCATCGGCCATATTGACCATGGCAAGACCACTTTGACCGCAGCGATCACAAAGGTCCTGGCGATGGCAGGCGGCGCGCAGTTCATGGCATATGATCAGATCGACAACGCCCCGGAAGAGAAAGCCCGCGGCATTACAATCAACACCCGTCACGTCGAATATCAGACGGATGCCCGCCACTATGCACACGTCGACTGCCCGGGGCACGCCGACTATATCAAAAACATGATCACCGGCGCGGCCCAGATGGACGGCGCGATTCTGGTTATCGCAGCCACCGACGGTCCGATGACACAGACCAAAGAGCATTTGCTGCTCGCGCGTCAGGTCGGTGTTCCCTCAATCGTCGTCTTCCTGAACAAAACCGACATGGTTGACGATCCCGAGTTGATCGAACTCGTCGAGATGGAAGTTCGTGAGACTCTGAGCTACTACGAATTCCCGGGCGACGAGATCCCGATTGTCAAGGGTTCCGCAAGAAACGCTCTCGAGAGCAAATCCACCGACCCGAACGCCCCCGAATACGTCTGCATCCATGAACTGATGAAGGCCGTTGACGAATACATCCCGACTCCCCAGAGAAAGGCCGATCTGCCCTATCTGATGCCGGTTGAAGACGTCTTCACCATCACCGGACGCGGCACAGTCGCAACGGGCAGAGTCGAGCGCGGCACCGTTAAAATCGGCGACACCGTTGAGATCGTCGGTCTGACCGAAGAAACCAAGACCACCGTCGTCACCGGTCTTGAAATGTTCCGCAAGACCCTTGATTTCGCCGCGGCCGGCGAAAACGTCGGCGCTCTGCTGCGCGGCGTTCAGCGGTCCGAGATCGAGCGCGGGCAGGTTCTTTGCAAACCCGGCTCCATCAAGCCGCACACCAAGTTCAAGGCTCAGGTTTACGTCCTGACCAAGGAAGAGGGCGGCCGTCATACCGCGTTCTTCAACAACTATCGTCCGCAGTTCTATTTCAGAACGACCGACGTTACCGGCGTCATCAATCTGCCCGAGGGTGTTGAGATGTGCATGCCGGGCGACCACATCGAGATGAACGTCGAACTGATCACCCCGATCGCCATCGAAAAAGGTCTGCGCTTCGCCATCCGCGAAGGCGGCAGAACCGTCGGCTCGGGCTCCGTCATCGACATCAACGAATAA